Proteins co-encoded in one Ponticoccus alexandrii genomic window:
- a CDS encoding YIP1 family protein — MNPAGILSLAVQTVVAPRDVARLLLSVRPGAEALWTAFALVVVLNTLLFSASHLLAPVPVPGVLANPAVFAAMQAAVLASTIAALTWVGGLFGGTARLRDVALLLIWMQALRVLAQALMALVLPLAPVLGTGVFMAITGLGLWILLNFIDEVHGLGSLLKAGAVAGLGLLAMAFALSIILALAGVDPNGMALNV; from the coding sequence GTGAACCCGGCAGGCATCCTGTCGCTGGCCGTTCAGACCGTGGTCGCGCCGCGCGATGTCGCGCGGCTGCTGCTGTCGGTCCGGCCGGGGGCAGAGGCGCTGTGGACCGCCTTCGCGCTGGTCGTGGTGCTGAATACGCTGCTCTTTTCGGCCTCGCATCTGTTGGCGCCGGTGCCGGTGCCGGGGGTGCTGGCCAATCCGGCGGTCTTCGCCGCGATGCAGGCCGCCGTCCTCGCCTCGACCATCGCCGCGCTAACATGGGTCGGCGGGCTGTTCGGCGGAACCGCGCGGCTGCGCGACGTGGCGCTGCTGCTGATCTGGATGCAGGCGCTGCGGGTGCTGGCGCAGGCGCTCATGGCGCTGGTCCTGCCGCTGGCGCCGGTGCTGGGCACCGGGGTCTTCATGGCGATCACCGGGCTTGGCCTGTGGATACTGCTGAATTTTATCGACGAGGTGCACGGACTGGGCAGCCTGCTCAAGGCCGGTGCCGTCGCGGGGCTGGGCCTTCTGGCCATGGCCTTCGCGCTGTCGATCATACTGGCCCTCGCGGGGGTCGATCCGAACGGGATGGCACTGAATGTATGA